GATAGGCAATAGGCAAGAGGCAAGAGGTGGTTAGATATGTGTAATTAATTTTGCTTAGGTACTTAAAATGACTGAACCCACCTTAACGGAACTGCATCAGAAAATCGATACAGGTGTTAGAGTCGCAATCGCAGAAGCAATTGAGAGACACCGCTTCTTAGGAGAGTCTATCAGCATTTTCAAAGATGGCCAAATTGTCACCTTAACAGCCGCGCAAATTCCGCCAAAACTTGCCAAAAAAACGGAAGTGTAAAAAATTGGTTGACTGTCTCAAATTGCACTATTCGCGGCAATTCTATCAAGACTAGAAACAAAAAACAAGCAATTTAGAAGGTTTAAGGGGGGATTACCCGGATGCTAATCTTGGTTTTAACGGTGGATTACGCTGACGCTAATCCACCCTACTGTAGGATAATTGTCTTCTAGCTTCGTAGAGGATGACAGCAGTAGCGATCGCAACATTTAAAGATTCCACAGCACCAAAGAGGGGAATTTTCACCGTTTCATCGGCTAAAGTCGCTAATTGGGGTGATAAACCGGCTCCTTCATTGCCTAATAATATTAAAGTCGGACGGGTAAAATCAATCTCCCAATGGCTTTTGGTGGCTGTGGGTAAAGTCGCGATCGCTTTTACCCCCTGTGCTTGATATTTTTTCACTAAAGCCGATAAATCCGATTCTACCACCAGGGGCGATCGAAACCATTCCCCGGCGGAACTGCGGATCACTTTGGGGTTATCGATTTCGACGCTATCGAGACTTAACCAGATACCCTGTACCTCTGTAGCCACGGCAGTGCGGATAATAGTGCCGAGATTACCCGGATCCTGCAATCTTTCCAAAACTAAGCCCAATTGTAGCGGATTTTGGGGGACTGGATGAAGGTGATCACGGGAAATAGTAGCAATCACACCATCGGGATTAACCGTTGTTGCTAGGGAAGCGAGGACTTCCGGGGAAACTATCTCGACTCGTTTGGCTTGATTTTGAAGCTTCTCCGCTAATTCTCCCTGTCTTTGCCGCCACTTTTCCGTATAACAAACCGTCTCTAGGGAACAATTCAGGGCTAAAGCTGTCTCTAGTAAGTGGGTTCCCTCAATTAAGGACAAATTCTGCTCCTGTCGCTCTCTAGTGCGGTGTAGCTTGCGAATTTGCTTGATTAAAGGGTTTTGAACACTGCTAATCATAGCCAATCGGATTTTTCACCCCGCTAGGGCTACCCTAAACAACTGCGTCTTGAGGGAGATAATGCGGAACTCGGGACTTGAACCCGAAAGTCTTTGCAGACACTAGAACCTGAATCTAGCGCGTCTACCAATTCCGCCAGTTCCGCATTTTTCTTTCACAATCTTTTATTATACTATCGGACAATCCATAAGTCAAGATAGTTGAGATAATTAAGACAAAAATCGCTTTTCGGGGTAGAATCACCAATAATTTCCTCAAAAATCTGATAAGATGCAGTCTCATTTTGCTGAAGCTTTCCTTAGCCAAGACTCCCAACCAAGATAAATGAATCATCCTATGACCATCGATACCGAGCATCCCTATTTAGAAATTCAAGGTCGTCACTCTCTCCGGGGTGAAGTCAAGATCAGTGGCGCCAAAAATGCCGCTCTCGTGATTATGGCGGGAGCTTTACTCTGCTCCGACGAGTGCCAGATTAGTAATGTACCCGCCCTAGCCGATATCGAGCGGATGAGTCAAATTCTCTCGGCCCTAGGCGTGCAGGTCCGTCGCACCGGAGATAGACTAGAGATTGATGGCAGAGACCTCAAACAAGCTCAAGCGCCCTACGATCTCGTCTCCCAGTTGCGGGCCAGTTTTTTCGCCATCGGACCGATTTTAGCCCGTTTAGGAGAAGCAAAAGTTCCCCTCCCCGGCGGCTGCGCCATTGGGGCCAGACCAGTGGATCTGCACGTTAGGGGCCTACAGTCAATGGGTGCAGATGTATTAATCGATGGCGGCATGGTACACGCCCGCGTTAAGGGTAATGGTCGTCTGAAAGGGGCGAATATTTATCTGGATTATCCCAGTGTGGGAGCGACGGAAACCCTAATGATGGCGGCGACTTTAGCGTTCGGGGAAACCATTCTCGGCAATGCGGCCCAGGAGCCAGAGGTGATTGATTTAGCCAATTTTTGTGTTTCCATGGGGGCAAAAATTCGCGGTGCTGGGACCAATACAATTGTCATCGAGGGAGTTTCCCGTCTGCACAGTACCGATTACAATATCATTCCCGATCGCATTGAAGCCGGGACTTTACTGATAGCCGGGGCGATTACCCGCTCAGAAATTAGTCTTTATCCGGTGATTCCCAGCCATTTAGCTTCGGTAATTGCTAAACTGCACGAAATCGGTCCGGAAGTGGTGGAAGATGGCCCTAATCGTCTCCGGATTATCCCTAAAGACTTAAAAGCCACCGATATCGAAACCCTGCCCTATCCCGGTTTTCCCACGGATATGCAGGCCCAATTTATGGCTCTGTTAACTTTAACCGAGGGCAGTAGCGTAGTTAATGAGACGGTTTTTGAAAATCGTCTGCGTCATGTGGCCGAATTAAAGCGTCTGGGAGCAGATATCAAGGTCAAAGGAAATGTGGCTTTAGTGCGCGGTGTGCCTTTCCTCTCTGGGGCGCCGGTGATGGCCACGGATCTACGCGCTTCGGCAGCTTTGGTGGTGGCGGGATTGGCAGCCCAGGGGACTACTATTGTGCAGGGACTCCATCACCTCGATCGAGGTTATGATAATTTAGAGGGTAAATTAGGAGCATTAGGGGCAAATTTACGCCGGGTTGATCCTTTAGCCTTAGAATTGGCTACCCTGTCCCCATCTTAACAGGATGATTAGTTATCGCTGTTCTATCAGTGTTGAGGATTCCCGTGAGCAACAATATAGAACAGCGTTAATCGTGCTTAGTTGTTCTATATTGACGGAACCTTTCATCAGCGATCGCATTTACCAAATCTTAGCCATTACTAACTCAAACCCCGGCAATTCTGGATCACCACTAATGGTTTCAGGAGCATTTAAAATCTCCGGTTCTCGATGGGGGCGATAAATATAGACTTGGCGATTTTGGCGATCAATTAACCAACCCAATAAAGTACCATTGGCAATATATTCCTCCATCTTTTTCTGCAAACTGGATACTGTATCACTAGCAGAACGCAATTCAATGACAAAATCGGGACAGATGGGGGAAAAAGAGGCTTTTTGTTTTTCTGTTAAAGCATTCCAGCGTTCTAATTTAATCCAAGCAGCATCCGGTGAACGAGTCGCACCATTGGGCAGCGTAAAACCCGCACTAGAATCAAACCCAAGCCCCGTTCCATCTAGTTCTGACCAGTTCCCCAGTTGCAGAGCTATATTAAAATTGCGATTACCCGTATCTGAAAAAGCAGGAGGCATAACGATCACTTCTCCACTAGCACTGCGTTCAATGCGTAAATCTCGATTGGCTAAACAAAATTCATAAAATTGCTCCTCCGTCATCGGCATAATCCAAGGAAGATCAATCATCAAAGGAGCCGAGGTCGCTTGTACAAGTAGTGTCGTCATATTTTCGCCCTACTCAAGAATTACACGAATTAACAACTGAATGCCCTTCAATCTTAACTTAGCTCTTGTCAACGGCATTATTAACTACCAAAAGATAGAATGCGATCGCTCTTAACGTTGCTAAAGAAGCCTGACGGAGAGTAATGTAAATATTTATAAAAATGTAGCTTAGAATACATTTTAAAAAAGGAGAGTGTGTATTGTTATTTTATTGTCCGTCTTTTCAGAAAAACAAACCACAAAAGTCTCCTAATACCATCAATAAAATCCGACAATTACCCTTCATTAATTGGAGGGGTTTTTATCAGTTGTCATACTAAATCCGTTGAGTAACGCACAGAAAGCGGGTTTCTCCGAGAAACCCGTTTTCTATTAATGCTTGGGGATAGTTTTTCCTAGCTTAGGGGGATTGAAAGTTTAATTTTCCCTGAATCTTTCTAACAGTTCTGAGCGAGATAAATTAGCCAGAGAAAGAAGTAACCCGGTGCGTTCCGAGATAGGAAGTTGGGCAATCTGTTCCACCAGACCAGATAATTCTGCATCTAGGCTGCCAAAACGTCCTTCCAGAAGACTGGTTATCAGGGATAGTTGTCCTTCTAAACTGCCTCGTTGTATCCCTTCTTGTATCCCTTCTTGTTTCCACTCTTCTCGTTGTTGTAAATAAGCTGGTGATAGGTTCATAATGTCCTCCTGTTCTTCGGCACTTAAATTATCTCTTAATTCCAAACTCTTGCGCCAGTTGGCCAGAATTTCCAGTAAATTCTCTTGGCAAGGATTACCTTCAGGTAATTGCACTAATTCTTCTACTGCCCGTTTTTGCGTCCCTCCTTTCCCTAGTACCCTCAACCATAAAGTCTCCTCATTGACTGGTAATTGATGGATGGCGACAATTCCTGTTTTGAACAGGCTAGGGGAAAAATAAACTCCTTTTCCCCACTCCTCTTTCATCCCCTCTTCCGGTAGGAATGAAGGGGGGATTCCCACGACTTCTTCAATCATTCTCGCCGAAAAAGTAGGCGTTAAAATCCAGAGAACTGGTAGTTCAGCTTCAGTTAGAGTTTTGTTTGTCCGTTTCGCCTTCCTCAAGACCTCGCCATGAACCGCATATAACTTTGAGATGCAGCTGCGAATCTCTACCTCGGAGGGAGGATTACGGAAGGGTTCAAATAAGCAGCAAGTCGCCGCCATTTTAGCGAGTATGCCCAAGGGTAATTCAGTCCTTGATGCTGAACTGGCTGGTTCAAACCAGACATCGATTTCTTGAACTTCACTCTTGACTTTCTTGCTCTTTTTAATCGTCCCTAGAGACGCTAAGAGTTCTTCTAAATATTCCTTGGCAAATTGGTCGTGAATTTGGCGAGTCATTGCAGGGGATAATTAATCCGAGAAAGTGCATTAACAATCTTGTTAGATCATAGCAAGTTTTGAGAATTTATCTTTTTAATCAACAGCACCAGTGTGCGAACCAATCGGCTCTCTTATTCTTTGTGTGACAAGTTTAACTTATATAATAGCGATCGGTCTTTGTGTTCTTTGTGTCTCTGTGGTTCTTCACACTCATTGCTTAAATGCCCCTTCTCAAGTTCCCAGAGCTTAGTCACCAATATTGCGAAAGTGACAGAAAAGGGATAATCTTCCACTCAATTGCCCAAAATAAAGGCTAGAATCGAAATATAGTATCGATCGCTACGGATTTTTCATGAATTACAGAAAATTTTGCTTGGCTTTTTTGCTGTCCCTTATCCTCATCAACACCGGATTAGTTATGCCTAGTTACGCAAACGAAAGAGAATTGAGGACAATTACCGTAACGGGGGAAGGGATAGAAAATATCGCCACTTCTCAAGCAATAGTGCGCTTAGGGGTAGAAATTCAAGGCAAAGAAGCGGGTAAGGTGCAGCGGGAAACCGCCAATCGTAGCGATGCGGTGGTTAAATTTCTCCGTTCCCGTCAAGTGGAAAAATTGGAAACCACCGGCATTAGTTTACAGCCCAATTACGACTTCAGCAACAATCAAAGACGTTTAATCGGTTATATCGGGGCTAATTTGATTAGTTTTCAGGTTGATATAGCCCAAGCGGGGATTTTAATCGATGAAGCGGTGAAAGTCGGGGCAACACGCATCGATGGGGTCAGTTTTACTGCCGGAGAATCAGCGATCGCAGCTGCCCAAAGAACTGCTCTCATCAAAGCCACGGAACAAGCTAGAGAACAGGCTACAATCGTGTTACAAGCCCTCGGTTTAGTGCCGAAAGAAACGGTTTCTATCCAAGTGGGTAATACCAGTAATCCCGTGCCAATAGCCCGCTCAGAAGCGGTTTTTCGCAGTGCCGATGCTGCCAGTAGCCCGGTTATCGGAGGGGAACAAACCCTGCGGGCTGCTGTCACCCTCGAAATTAGCTATTAAGATAACTTTCAGCTATCAGTTATCAGCCAGGGTTTTTTTGAGCGGAAATCTTGTATACAGACTGATAAAATCAACGCCGATGCTCGGAAACTCTAGAAAAAACTGTCCCCCTCATCCGTGAATTATCCCAACTTTTTACCCACTGTTAGGGAGGGATTGAGTGAAGATACCTCCCTTGCTCTCCTCGAAAATATCCAACAAATTGCCATCGATAGCCCCATCTATCCTCGATCGATTCTAACCACCTATAGTCAACAAGGGCAAGGTCAACCGCCCTTTGTTCTCCTGCACGGTTTTGATAGTTCCCTGCTGGAATTTCGGCGTTTACTACCCTTACTCGCCCAAAATAGGGAAACTTGGGCGATAGATCTACTCGGCTTCGGTTTTACTGAGCGATACCCAGATTTACAAGTATCTCCGAAAACTATTAAAAGCCATCTTTACCATTTCTGGCAAACTGCGATCGCAGAACCGATAATTTTAGTCGGTGCTTCCATGGGGGGTGCAGTGGCCCTAGATTTTGCCCTCTCCCACCCGGAAATAGTGGCAAAATTAGTCCTGATTGACAGCGCAGGACTAGCTAACCCCCCAGTTTTGGGTAAATTGATGTTTTCTCCCCTCGATAAGTGGGCAACTAATTTTTTAGCCAATCCCCGCGTGCGTCAAAATATCAGTCGTACTGCCTATTTTGATGCAACTTTGGCCACTGTTGATGCTTGCACCTGTGCCAATCTGCACCTGAATTGTCCCCACTGGAGTGAGGCTTTAATCTCCTTTACCAAAAGTGGCGGTTATGGGGCATTTTTGCCGAAATTAAGCCAAATAAACCGAGAAACGCTGATTATTTGGGGAGAAAACGATCAAATTTTAGGCACAAAAGACGCGAAGATATTTCAGCAGGCCTTACCCAATAATCAACTGGTTTGGATTCCTCGCTGTGGTCATGTTCCCCATCTCGAAAAACCGGAACTTACCGCGGCCGCGATAGTTAAATTTGCGAACTAAAAACTTATAATAGGATTATTTGACCCTATAGTGCCAACTTTTATGAAATTTTTGCCGATCGCTCTCGCTACATTCAGCCTTCTGAGTTTATCTGTCAATATTCCCCCTACTGTGGCCACACAACAGCTTTTTTGTCGAGGCCGCATGAATAACGGTTGGTCCTATTCAGCAGAATTTATCAATGGACGTTTTGAGCGCATTCGCTGGACGCGCTCCGGTCAACCTCCCCAAGTTTCTAGCCTTAGTTTTAAAAATACCAACAACAAAGGACAGCCGATTTATCGCGGCAGTTTATTCGCCGCAGTCAGTGTCACTCTGATAGACTTATCCAAAGGAGATGTCCGTCCCGGTTCGCAAATTTCCGTGGGAGTGGAAGAATGGGGTTGGTCGCGGGGAAACTGCGGTTTTAACAGTTGACATCCTCGCCGCCCTAAAAGTGCGGCGATTCCTAAACCTCACGATTTAAGTTTCTGCTTCCACCACCGT
This portion of the Microcystis aeruginosa NIES-2549 genome encodes:
- the murA gene encoding UDP-N-acetylglucosamine 1-carboxyvinyltransferase — encoded protein: MTIDTEHPYLEIQGRHSLRGEVKISGAKNAALVIMAGALLCSDECQISNVPALADIERMSQILSALGVQVRRTGDRLEIDGRDLKQAQAPYDLVSQLRASFFAIGPILARLGEAKVPLPGGCAIGARPVDLHVRGLQSMGADVLIDGGMVHARVKGNGRLKGANIYLDYPSVGATETLMMAATLAFGETILGNAAQEPEVIDLANFCVSMGAKIRGAGTNTIVIEGVSRLHSTDYNIIPDRIEAGTLLIAGAITRSEISLYPVIPSHLASVIAKLHEIGPEVVEDGPNRLRIIPKDLKATDIETLPYPGFPTDMQAQFMALLTLTEGSSVVNETVFENRLRHVAELKRLGADIKVKGNVALVRGVPFLSGAPVMATDLRASAALVVAGLAAQGTTIVQGLHHLDRGYDNLEGKLGALGANLRRVDPLALELATLSPS
- a CDS encoding TrmH family RNA methyltransferase, encoding MISSVQNPLIKQIRKLHRTRERQEQNLSLIEGTHLLETALALNCSLETVCYTEKWRQRQGELAEKLQNQAKRVEIVSPEVLASLATTVNPDGVIATISRDHLHPVPQNPLQLGLVLERLQDPGNLGTIIRTAVATEVQGIWLSLDSVEIDNPKVIRSSAGEWFRSPLVVESDLSALVKKYQAQGVKAIATLPTATKSHWEIDFTRPTLILLGNEGAGLSPQLATLADETVKIPLFGAVESLNVAIATAVILYEARRQLSYSRVD
- a CDS encoding Uma2 family endonuclease, whose product is MTTLLVQATSAPLMIDLPWIMPMTEEQFYEFCLANRDLRIERSASGEVIVMPPAFSDTGNRNFNIALQLGNWSELDGTGLGFDSSAGFTLPNGATRSPDAAWIKLERWNALTEKQKASFSPICPDFVIELRSASDTVSSLQKKMEEYIANGTLLGWLIDRQNRQVYIYRPHREPEILNAPETISGDPELPGFELVMAKIW
- a CDS encoding alpha/beta fold hydrolase, translated to MNYPNFLPTVREGLSEDTSLALLENIQQIAIDSPIYPRSILTTYSQQGQGQPPFVLLHGFDSSLLEFRRLLPLLAQNRETWAIDLLGFGFTERYPDLQVSPKTIKSHLYHFWQTAIAEPIILVGASMGGAVALDFALSHPEIVAKLVLIDSAGLANPPVLGKLMFSPLDKWATNFLANPRVRQNISRTAYFDATLATVDACTCANLHLNCPHWSEALISFTKSGGYGAFLPKLSQINRETLIIWGENDQILGTKDAKIFQQALPNNQLVWIPRCGHVPHLEKPELTAAAIVKFAN
- a CDS encoding SIMPL domain-containing protein, encoding MNYRKFCLAFLLSLILINTGLVMPSYANERELRTITVTGEGIENIATSQAIVRLGVEIQGKEAGKVQRETANRSDAVVKFLRSRQVEKLETTGISLQPNYDFSNNQRRLIGYIGANLISFQVDIAQAGILIDEAVKVGATRIDGVSFTAGESAIAAAQRTALIKATEQAREQATIVLQALGLVPKETVSIQVGNTSNPVPIARSEAVFRSADAASSPVIGGEQTLRAAVTLEISY